The Paenalcaligenes faecalis genome has a window encoding:
- a CDS encoding DUF1841 family protein produces the protein MFNPSREQVRQFFIEAWQKYRQKQLLSPLENMAVNLVQQHPEYHELLENPEAVEQDFSVEKGQTNPFLHLSMHLAIQEQLSINQPPGIKPAYDRLVATLEPHEASHRIMEALGEVIWEAQRLNKPLDNERYIELIHRHAIA, from the coding sequence ATGTTTAACCCTTCTCGCGAACAAGTACGTCAATTTTTTATCGAAGCCTGGCAAAAATATCGCCAAAAGCAGTTATTGAGCCCATTAGAAAACATGGCCGTCAATCTAGTCCAACAACACCCTGAATACCATGAGTTACTAGAGAACCCAGAGGCTGTGGAACAGGATTTCTCTGTGGAAAAAGGACAAACCAATCCTTTTTTACACTTATCCATGCACTTAGCGATTCAAGAGCAACTCTCTATTAATCAACCACCCGGAATCAAACCCGCCTATGACCGCCTAGTGGCCACTTTAGAGCCCCATGAGGCCTCACATCGTATTATGGAAGCCTTGGGAGAGGTTATTTGGGAAGCCCAACGTCTCAATAAGCCGCTGGATAACGAGCGCTATATTGAGCTTATCCATCGTCACGCTATTGCTTAA
- a CDS encoding succinate CoA transferase, protein MWQQRIRRADLHKKIMPAEQAVQFIKAGMTVGMSGFTRAGDSKAIPIALAAKSATQGPLNLTLLTGASLGNNSDGLMAESGVLARRSPFQVDADMRRSINEAKVLFYDQHLSELAEQLRSEPGYPIDVAVIEAVAITEDGHIVPSTSVGNSASFVNQAKQVIIELNTAMPAELEGFHDVYLPKRRPGREPIPLTSVDQRLGSTAIAVDPERIVGIVLTETLDSPSTATPPDVETQAIAKHIVRFLENEVALGRLEKSLLPLQVGIGSIANAVTQGLVESDFEDLTMYSEVLQDSAFHLLESGQLKFASASSITVTAPMMEHFFNHLDQFRDRVVLRPQEISNHPEVVRRLGIIAINAALEFDLYGNVNSTHVSGTKMMNGIGGSGDFARNAHLSIFVTKSLAKGGAISRVVPMVSHVDHCEHDVDILVTEQGLADLRGLAPRERAALVIKHCVHPDYQAELADYFARACARGGHTPHVLEEALLWHQRFEEQGDMRKAELAVN, encoded by the coding sequence ATGTGGCAACAACGTATTCGTCGAGCTGATTTACATAAAAAAATAATGCCCGCTGAACAAGCGGTGCAATTTATCAAAGCGGGTATGACTGTAGGCATGAGTGGATTTACTCGTGCTGGTGATAGTAAAGCCATTCCTATTGCTCTAGCCGCAAAATCGGCCACACAAGGTCCTTTAAACCTCACCCTCCTCACTGGCGCATCACTGGGCAATAACAGCGATGGTCTGATGGCCGAGTCAGGGGTGTTAGCACGTCGATCACCATTTCAAGTGGATGCGGATATGCGTCGCTCTATTAACGAAGCGAAGGTTTTATTTTATGACCAGCATTTATCTGAGCTAGCTGAGCAATTACGCTCTGAACCCGGTTATCCAATTGATGTGGCGGTTATCGAGGCTGTTGCCATCACAGAAGATGGCCATATTGTACCCAGTACGTCTGTGGGAAACTCAGCAAGTTTTGTAAATCAAGCAAAACAAGTCATTATCGAACTCAATACAGCAATGCCAGCTGAACTGGAAGGCTTTCATGATGTATATCTGCCTAAAAGACGCCCAGGTCGAGAGCCCATCCCCCTAACTTCCGTTGACCAACGTTTAGGCTCTACAGCAATTGCCGTCGATCCAGAGCGTATTGTAGGCATTGTCCTTACAGAGACCCTAGACAGCCCGTCAACGGCGACTCCGCCTGATGTGGAAACACAAGCTATAGCCAAGCACATTGTACGTTTTTTAGAAAATGAAGTCGCTTTGGGTCGGCTCGAAAAATCCCTACTGCCTTTGCAAGTTGGTATCGGCAGTATCGCTAATGCCGTTACACAAGGTCTGGTCGAGTCTGATTTTGAAGACCTCACCATGTACTCAGAGGTATTACAAGACAGTGCTTTTCATTTGCTCGAATCAGGACAATTAAAATTTGCCTCCGCATCATCCATTACGGTGACAGCCCCCATGATGGAGCACTTCTTTAATCACTTAGATCAATTTAGAGATCGAGTGGTGCTACGCCCCCAAGAAATCAGTAATCATCCAGAAGTTGTACGCCGCTTAGGGATTATTGCCATTAATGCTGCCTTAGAATTTGATTTATATGGCAACGTCAACTCAACCCACGTCAGTGGCACCAAAATGATGAATGGAATAGGCGGCTCTGGAGACTTTGCTCGCAACGCCCATCTTTCTATTTTCGTTACTAAATCACTGGCTAAAGGTGGTGCAATTAGTCGTGTCGTCCCTATGGTTTCCCATGTGGATCATTGTGAGCATGATGTGGATATTTTAGTCACAGAGCAAGGCTTAGCTGATTTGCGAGGTTTAGCGCCTAGAGAGCGTGCCGCCTTGGTGATCAAGCATTGTGTGCATCCTGACTACCAAGCAGAGCTGGCTGATTATTTTGCTCGAGCTTGCGCTCGTGGAGGCCATACCCCCCATGTCTTAGAAGAAGCCCTGTTATGGCACCAACGATTTGAAGAGCAAGGTGATATGAGAAAGGCTGAGCTAGCCGTCAATTAG
- the icd gene encoding NADP-dependent isocitrate dehydrogenase yields the protein MSYQHIKVPAQGEKITVNADFSLNVPNQPIVPYIEGDGTGVDISPVMIKVVDAAVEKAYGGDKKIHWMEVYAGEKSTQVYGPDVWLPEETLGAVKDYVVSIKGPLTTPVGGGIRSLNVALRQQLDLYVCLRPVRYFAGVPSPVKEPEKTNMVIFRENSEDIYAGIEFEAESADAKKLIDFLQNELGVNKIRFPNTSGIGVKPVSKEGTQRLVRKAIQYAIDNDRSSVTIVHKGNIMKFTEGGFRDWAYELATTEFGAELIDGGPWCKFKNPKTGKEITVKDSIADAFLQQILLRPAEYDVIATLNLNGDYVSDALAAQVGGIGIAPGANLSDSVAMFEATHGTAPKYAGKDYVNPGSLILSAEMMLRHMGWTEAADLIISSMEKAIQSKKVTYDFARLMEGATQVSCSDFGNVMIENM from the coding sequence ATGTCTTATCAGCATATTAAAGTCCCTGCTCAGGGCGAAAAAATTACGGTAAATGCCGACTTTTCTTTAAACGTACCTAATCAGCCCATCGTGCCTTACATCGAGGGTGATGGTACTGGCGTAGATATTTCCCCCGTCATGATCAAAGTAGTGGATGCGGCCGTGGAAAAAGCGTACGGTGGCGATAAAAAGATTCACTGGATGGAAGTTTACGCAGGCGAAAAATCCACACAGGTCTACGGTCCTGATGTATGGTTGCCCGAAGAAACGCTAGGTGCCGTTAAAGATTACGTGGTATCTATCAAAGGTCCTTTGACTACACCGGTAGGTGGTGGTATTCGTTCCTTGAACGTAGCCCTACGTCAACAGTTAGACCTATATGTTTGTTTGCGCCCAGTGCGTTATTTTGCTGGTGTACCTTCACCTGTTAAAGAGCCTGAAAAAACCAACATGGTGATCTTCCGTGAAAACTCCGAAGACATCTATGCAGGTATCGAATTTGAAGCAGAATCTGCTGACGCTAAAAAACTGATTGATTTCCTACAAAACGAATTAGGCGTAAACAAAATCCGTTTCCCTAATACCTCTGGTATCGGTGTAAAACCCGTATCCAAAGAAGGAACTCAGCGTTTAGTTCGTAAAGCGATTCAATACGCGATTGATAATGACCGCTCCTCTGTGACTATTGTTCACAAAGGCAACATCATGAAATTCACCGAGGGTGGTTTCCGTGATTGGGCTTACGAATTAGCTACGACTGAATTTGGTGCAGAGCTTATTGATGGCGGCCCATGGTGCAAATTTAAAAATCCAAAAACAGGTAAAGAAATTACCGTTAAGGATTCTATTGCTGATGCTTTCCTACAGCAAATCTTGCTACGTCCAGCCGAGTACGACGTTATCGCTACACTAAACCTGAATGGTGACTACGTATCCGATGCGCTAGCTGCCCAAGTCGGTGGTATTGGTATTGCTCCTGGTGCGAACTTGTCTGATTCTGTTGCTATGTTCGAAGCCACTCACGGCACAGCACCAAAATACGCCGGTAAAGACTATGTGAACCCAGGTTCCTTAATCCTTTCTGCTGAAATGATGCTACGCCACATGGGTTGGACTGAAGCCGCTGATTTAATTATTAGCAGCATGGAAAAAGCCATTCAATCCAAAAAGGTAACCTATGACTTTGCTCGCCTAATGGAAGGCGCAACACAAGTCTCTTGTTCTGACTTTGGTAATGTAATGATCGAAAACATGTAA